The following coding sequences are from one Mycolicibacterium aichiense window:
- a CDS encoding DUF1028 domain-containing protein, producing the protein MTFSLVVRNGAAFGMVVCSSSPAVASRCVHLRAGVGAVASQNVTNPNLGALALDALAAGANASSALEKTVSGEPFADYRQLIVVDSSGGTAIHTGAKALGTRHERQAENAAAAGNMLAEPAVIDALIDGYLNSTALQTEQRLLDGLRAALAAGGEAGPVHSAGLQVVEDVPWPVTDLRVDWHDDPIGELTRLWAVWEPQKADYRTRGIDPTAAPSYGVPGDL; encoded by the coding sequence GTGACGTTCTCGCTCGTGGTGCGCAACGGCGCGGCGTTCGGCATGGTGGTGTGCTCGTCGAGTCCCGCGGTCGCATCCCGGTGTGTGCACCTGCGCGCGGGTGTGGGAGCGGTGGCCAGTCAGAACGTCACGAACCCGAACCTTGGCGCGCTGGCCCTGGATGCGCTTGCGGCAGGGGCCAATGCGTCCTCGGCACTTGAGAAGACCGTCTCGGGGGAGCCCTTCGCTGATTATCGCCAGCTGATCGTCGTGGATTCCTCAGGAGGCACGGCGATCCACACCGGCGCCAAGGCGCTTGGCACCCGCCACGAGCGGCAGGCCGAGAATGCCGCCGCCGCGGGCAATATGCTCGCCGAACCGGCGGTGATCGACGCATTGATCGACGGCTACCTCAATTCCACTGCACTGCAGACCGAACAGCGGCTACTGGACGGCCTCCGCGCCGCGCTGGCGGCCGGCGGCGAAGCGGGACCGGTACATTCCGCGGGCCTTCAGGTGGTCGAGGACGTACCGTGGCCGGTCACCGATCTGCGGGTCGACTGGCACGATGATCCGATCGGCGAACTCACTCGGCTGTGGGCGGTGTGGGAACCCCAGAAGGCCGACTATCGCACGCGCGGAATCGATCCCACCGCCGCGCCCTCGTACGGTGTGCCGGGGGATCTGTGA
- a CDS encoding aspartate ammonia-lyase, whose protein sequence is MSVRVEHDLLGDHEVPDAAYYGVHTARAVANFPITGTQISRYPELIVALACVKMAAALANKRLGLLSAERADAIVSACVELKSGLLHDQFVVDVIQGGAGTSTNMNANEVIANRGLELLGHRRGEYRYLHPLEHVNLGQSTNDVYPTALKIALQFAVHRLQLAMAELVATFADKAVEFGGHLKMGRTQLQDAVPMTLGQEFGSYAVMVGEDSDRLREAATLICEINLGGTAIGTGLNTHRDYAEAVCEQLCAATELPLVTASNLVEATQDVGSFVQLSGVLKRTAVKLSKICNDLRLLSSGPRAGLGEINLPAVQAGSSIMPGKVNPVIPEVVNQVAFEVVGNDVTISMAAEGGQLQLNAFEPIIAHSLFESLAHLTAACDTLRTRCVAGITANVDRMRATVDQSIGLVTALNPYIGYEAATRLAADALSSDSDIASLVLGRGLLTASELEAILTPQNLTGPQRGNS, encoded by the coding sequence ATGAGCGTTCGTGTCGAACACGACCTGCTCGGCGATCACGAAGTCCCCGACGCGGCGTACTACGGCGTCCATACCGCCCGAGCGGTGGCGAACTTCCCGATCACGGGCACGCAGATCTCACGCTATCCGGAGCTCATTGTTGCGCTCGCCTGCGTGAAAATGGCAGCTGCGCTGGCCAATAAACGACTGGGACTACTCAGTGCCGAGCGCGCCGACGCCATCGTCTCGGCATGCGTGGAACTCAAGTCAGGCTTGCTGCACGACCAGTTCGTCGTCGATGTCATCCAGGGCGGTGCCGGAACGTCGACCAACATGAACGCCAACGAGGTGATCGCCAACCGCGGTCTGGAGCTACTAGGACACCGGCGCGGCGAGTACCGTTACCTTCATCCACTCGAGCACGTCAATCTCGGGCAAAGCACCAACGATGTCTACCCCACGGCGTTGAAGATCGCGCTCCAGTTCGCGGTCCATCGGCTGCAACTCGCGATGGCTGAACTCGTCGCGACCTTCGCCGACAAGGCTGTCGAGTTCGGCGGCCACCTGAAGATGGGGCGCACCCAGCTACAGGACGCGGTGCCGATGACCCTCGGGCAGGAGTTCGGCAGCTACGCGGTCATGGTCGGAGAGGACAGTGACCGGTTGAGGGAGGCTGCCACACTCATCTGTGAGATCAACCTCGGTGGAACCGCGATCGGTACGGGTCTTAACACGCATCGGGATTATGCCGAAGCGGTCTGCGAACAGCTCTGCGCCGCAACTGAACTGCCGCTGGTGACCGCTTCGAATCTCGTGGAGGCCACCCAGGACGTCGGTTCGTTCGTCCAACTGTCCGGGGTGCTCAAGCGCACCGCCGTCAAGCTGTCGAAGATCTGCAACGATCTACGGCTGCTGTCATCCGGTCCTCGGGCTGGTCTGGGGGAGATCAATCTTCCTGCGGTGCAGGCAGGTTCGAGCATCATGCCCGGTAAGGTCAATCCGGTGATTCCCGAAGTCGTCAATCAGGTCGCGTTCGAGGTGGTCGGCAACGACGTCACCATCAGCATGGCTGCCGAGGGTGGCCAGTTGCAGCTCAACGCCTTCGAGCCGATCATCGCGCACAGTCTGTTCGAATCGCTGGCCCATCTGACTGCGGCGTGCGACACCTTGCGGACACGGTGCGTCGCCGGAATCACTGCGAACGTGGACCGTATGCGTGCCACGGTCGACCAGTCCATCGGACTGGTGACGGCGCTCAACCCGTACATCGGCTACGAGGCGGCGACCCGGCTCGCCGCCGACGCGCTGAGTTCCGACTCCGACATCGCCTCGCTCGTTCTCGGTCGCGGGCTGCTGACGGCCTCGGAGCTGGAGGCGATCCTGACGCCACAGAATCTGACCGGACCGCAGCGCGGGAACAGCTGA
- a CDS encoding M20 family metallopeptidase encodes MTAALDDAVRSAVDHATGRVLALSHDLHAHPEIAWEEVRSCARVAGDLADSGFEVEANFTGLPTAFLARRGSGPLHLAVCAEYDALPGMGHACGHNVIAAISTGAAVALAPYVDDLGITLSVFGTPAEEGGGGKIEILERGGFAGVHAAAMVHPGPVDVARAEPYAVSHSHIQYDGKAAHAAAYPDRGVNAADAFTIAQVAIGLLRQQLPSGVRVHGVMTNGGEAPNAIPQRTEGRWYVRAGTLAELAGLEERVNRCFEAGAHATGCDLTITPESKPYAEFRTDEGLLTGYVRRAEELGRRFTSGSDSLMNRASTDMGNVSQRIPAIHPYIGIDSLPAVNHQLEFAAAAISPAADRAATDGALALALTLLDAALDTGTRQRLMAAAEGDAR; translated from the coding sequence GTGACCGCCGCACTCGACGACGCCGTCCGGTCTGCGGTCGATCACGCGACCGGTCGCGTGCTTGCGCTGTCCCACGACCTACACGCGCACCCTGAGATCGCCTGGGAAGAGGTCCGGTCCTGCGCACGCGTGGCCGGCGACCTTGCGGACTCCGGATTCGAGGTCGAGGCGAACTTCACCGGTCTGCCGACCGCTTTCCTGGCCCGCCGCGGCTCCGGGCCGCTTCATCTGGCGGTGTGCGCCGAGTACGACGCGCTCCCGGGGATGGGACACGCATGCGGCCACAATGTGATCGCCGCGATCTCGACCGGCGCGGCAGTTGCGTTGGCGCCCTACGTCGACGATCTGGGCATCACGCTCTCGGTATTCGGGACACCTGCCGAGGAGGGTGGTGGCGGAAAGATCGAGATACTCGAACGCGGTGGATTCGCCGGCGTGCATGCGGCCGCGATGGTCCACCCCGGTCCGGTCGACGTGGCCAGGGCCGAACCATACGCCGTGTCGCACAGTCACATTCAGTACGACGGAAAAGCCGCACACGCTGCGGCGTATCCGGATCGGGGGGTGAATGCTGCGGATGCCTTCACCATCGCGCAGGTGGCGATCGGTCTACTGCGCCAACAGCTGCCCAGCGGAGTGCGGGTGCACGGCGTGATGACCAATGGCGGTGAGGCGCCGAACGCCATCCCGCAACGCACCGAGGGCCGTTGGTATGTCCGAGCCGGCACACTGGCCGAGCTCGCGGGCCTGGAGGAGCGCGTCAACCGGTGTTTCGAGGCCGGCGCGCACGCGACGGGCTGCGACCTGACCATCACTCCCGAGAGCAAGCCTTATGCGGAGTTCCGTACCGACGAGGGACTACTTACCGGATACGTACGCCGCGCCGAGGAACTTGGCCGGCGGTTCACCTCCGGCTCCGATTCGTTGATGAATCGCGCATCGACCGACATGGGCAATGTCTCCCAGCGTATTCCGGCCATCCACCCCTACATCGGGATCGACTCGCTGCCTGCGGTCAACCACCAGCTGGAGTTCGCCGCTGCTGCGATTTCGCCGGCCGCTGACCGGGCCGCCACCGATGGTGCGCTGGCGCTGGCACTTACGCTGCTGGATGCGGCGCTTGATACCGGCACTCGCCAACGCTTGATGGCAGCAGCCGAAGGAGATGCTCGATGA
- a CDS encoding carbon-nitrogen hydrolase family protein, giving the protein MTNTLTVGIAQWLAQCAEPERNLDDALRHIADLVDRGCELIVLPELWPCGYGPATVADDARTAAEPLDGSRGRALADAARSHGVWLFAGTVPELAAGRIYNTAPCYRPDGQLVGAHRKVHLYTPLNEHKAFTAGERATVVEVDGLGPVGLSTCFDGDHPAYARALHDAGARVVVAPCAYEVATESWWDILYPANALANGQWWIMANQCGGDLLGKSRIIAPDGSIVAQAPRVGDTDGADLLVVTVDLGAGIEAAEVAAGALWSLRSRA; this is encoded by the coding sequence ATGACGAACACTCTGACCGTCGGTATCGCGCAATGGCTGGCGCAATGTGCTGAGCCGGAGCGCAATCTCGACGACGCACTGCGGCATATCGCCGATCTCGTGGACCGTGGCTGCGAACTGATTGTGCTGCCGGAGTTGTGGCCTTGCGGATACGGTCCCGCGACGGTGGCCGACGATGCGCGCACGGCGGCCGAACCGCTGGACGGTTCGCGTGGCCGAGCACTGGCAGATGCCGCGCGCAGCCACGGGGTGTGGCTGTTCGCGGGGACAGTGCCGGAGCTGGCCGCAGGCCGGATCTACAACACCGCACCGTGTTACAGACCCGATGGCCAGCTCGTGGGCGCACATCGCAAAGTCCATCTGTACACCCCACTGAACGAGCACAAGGCGTTCACCGCAGGGGAGCGAGCCACCGTCGTCGAGGTCGACGGTCTCGGCCCAGTGGGACTGAGCACGTGTTTCGACGGTGATCATCCCGCCTATGCGCGCGCACTGCATGACGCCGGCGCCCGGGTGGTGGTCGCGCCATGTGCCTACGAAGTCGCTACCGAATCCTGGTGGGACATCTTGTATCCCGCCAATGCGCTGGCCAACGGCCAGTGGTGGATCATGGCCAACCAATGCGGGGGCGACCTGCTGGGCAAGAGCCGGATCATCGCACCGGACGGGTCCATCGTGGCTCAGGCGCCACGGGTCGGGGACACCGACGGTGCCGATCTACTCGTGGTGACGGTGGATCTCGGCGCGGGCATCGAAGCCGCGGAAGTCGCCGCGGGTGCGCTCTGGTCGCTCAGATCCCGGGCGTAG
- a CDS encoding acyl-CoA dehydrogenase family protein produces MDFSPDEGQQAVTDVVTSALERDNSWDALVSGGVVAFGVPERLGGDGLGLAEITAALTQIGRFGTISPAFATLGLGLLPLLDLASDSQQDRYLAGVAKGAVLTAALNEPGRSLPERPETRLTDGKLNGTKIGVPFAEQADWIVVSTDSGVVVVSPTAPGVSLTKTPSATHADEYVVTFADTPVDSSDVLGGSDSVRRINQLVVAAVGAYASGLVAGALRLTADYVANRHQFGKPLSTFQTVAAQLAEIYIASRTITLASTAVSWALSEGRDATEDIDILGYWVTSQAPPVMQLCHHLHGGMGMDITYPMHRYYSSIKDLTRLLGGKAHRLELVGA; encoded by the coding sequence GTGGACTTCAGTCCGGACGAAGGGCAGCAGGCAGTCACCGACGTGGTGACCTCAGCACTCGAGCGGGACAACAGCTGGGACGCGCTGGTTTCCGGTGGCGTCGTGGCATTCGGTGTCCCGGAGCGCCTCGGCGGTGACGGCCTCGGCCTGGCCGAGATCACCGCGGCGCTCACCCAGATCGGCAGGTTCGGCACCATCAGTCCGGCGTTCGCGACCCTCGGTCTGGGTCTGCTTCCGCTGCTGGACTTGGCGTCGGACTCGCAGCAGGATCGCTACCTGGCCGGAGTCGCCAAGGGTGCGGTGCTGACCGCGGCGCTCAACGAGCCGGGCCGTTCGCTGCCTGAGCGGCCCGAGACGCGGCTGACGGACGGCAAGCTGAACGGCACCAAGATCGGCGTTCCCTTCGCCGAGCAGGCGGATTGGATCGTCGTGAGCACCGACAGCGGGGTGGTGGTCGTGTCGCCCACGGCGCCCGGCGTGAGCCTGACGAAGACCCCGTCGGCGACGCACGCCGACGAGTACGTCGTCACCTTTGCCGACACCCCCGTCGACAGCTCAGATGTGTTGGGCGGCAGCGATTCCGTGCGACGGATCAATCAGCTGGTGGTGGCCGCTGTCGGCGCCTACGCGTCCGGCTTGGTGGCAGGCGCGCTACGGCTCACCGCCGACTACGTCGCCAACCGGCACCAGTTCGGCAAGCCGCTGTCGACCTTCCAAACGGTCGCCGCGCAGCTCGCCGAGATCTACATCGCCTCGCGAACCATCACGTTGGCGTCGACGGCGGTGTCCTGGGCGCTGTCCGAGGGGCGCGATGCGACCGAAGACATCGACATCCTCGGCTACTGGGTGACTTCGCAGGCGCCACCGGTCATGCAACTGTGCCACCATCTGCACGGCGGCATGGGTATGGACATCACCTACCCGATGCACCGCTACTACTCGTCGATCAAAGATCTCACCCGGCTGTTGGGTGGCAAGGCACACCGTCTGGAACTGGTGGGAGCGTAA
- a CDS encoding bifunctional MaoC family dehydratase N-terminal/OB-fold nucleic acid binding domain-containing protein: MKAAAERVKAEGKSKPRVGRHPVNQPMVDHWLDAIGDKNPIYVDSDAAKAAGHPGLVAPPAMIQVWTMMGLGGVRPDDDPLGKILELFDEAGYIGVVATNCEQTYHRYLRPGEEVSVAAELTDVVGPKRTALGEAFFITQTITWSVGDEDVAEMMWRIMKFIPADKSEAAPSSVPDDLDADSAMRPASSKDTKFFWDGVNAHELRIQKRDDGTLVHPPVPALWLDKEQETDYVVASGNGTVFSFVVHHAPKVPGRTLPFVIALVELSEGVRMLGELRNVDPSTVKIGMPVRAMYIDFPANDVGPAWTNYAWEPAK, encoded by the coding sequence ATCAAGGCCGCGGCCGAGCGGGTCAAGGCCGAAGGCAAGAGCAAGCCTCGGGTCGGGCGGCATCCGGTCAACCAGCCGATGGTCGACCACTGGCTCGACGCGATCGGCGACAAGAACCCGATCTACGTCGACTCCGATGCCGCCAAGGCGGCCGGGCATCCCGGCCTGGTCGCTCCGCCGGCGATGATCCAGGTCTGGACGATGATGGGTCTGGGCGGTGTTCGCCCCGACGACGACCCGCTGGGCAAGATCCTCGAATTGTTCGACGAGGCAGGCTATATCGGCGTCGTCGCGACCAACTGCGAGCAGACTTATCACCGCTATCTGCGGCCAGGCGAAGAAGTCAGTGTCGCCGCCGAGCTGACCGACGTCGTCGGCCCCAAGCGGACCGCGTTGGGCGAGGCGTTCTTCATCACCCAGACCATCACCTGGTCGGTCGGTGACGAGGATGTCGCCGAGATGATGTGGCGCATCATGAAGTTCATCCCTGCCGATAAATCTGAGGCAGCCCCCTCGTCGGTGCCGGATGATCTCGATGCCGATTCCGCTATGCGCCCGGCGTCGTCGAAGGACACTAAGTTCTTCTGGGACGGCGTCAACGCGCACGAGCTGCGCATCCAGAAGCGCGACGACGGCACGCTGGTTCATCCGCCGGTGCCGGCGCTGTGGCTCGACAAGGAGCAGGAGACCGATTACGTCGTTGCCAGCGGCAACGGGACCGTCTTCAGCTTCGTGGTGCACCATGCGCCGAAGGTGCCCGGCCGGACCCTGCCGTTCGTGATCGCGCTCGTCGAACTCTCCGAAGGCGTGCGGATGCTCGGTGAGCTGCGCAACGTCGATCCCTCTACCGTGAAGATCGGAATGCCCGTCCGCGCAATGTATATCGATTTCCCGGCCAACGACGTCGGCCCGGCGTGGACCAACTACGCGTGGGAGCCGGCCAAATGA
- a CDS encoding steroid 3-ketoacyl-CoA thiolase — protein MGNPVIVEATRSPIGKRGGWLSGLHATELLGAVQRAVVEKAGIDADEVEQVIGGCVTQYGEQSNNITRVAWLTAGLPEQIGATTVDCQCGSAQQANHLIAGLIATGAIDVGIACGIEAMSRVGLGANAGPDRSLIRAASWDIDMPDQFTAAERIAKRRGITREDLDHLGFLSQQRAKRAWDEHRFDREISPIEAPILDENKRPTDERHMVSRDQGLRDTTMEGLAGLKPVMEGAMHTAGTSSQISDGAAAVLWMDEDKARALGLKPRARIISQALVGSETYYHLDGPVQSTARVLEKAGMKLGDIDLVEINEAFASVVLSWAQVHEADMDKVNVNGGAIALGHPVGSTGSRLITTALHELERTDQSTALITMCAGGALSTGTIIERI, from the coding sequence ATGGGTAATCCTGTCATCGTCGAAGCCACGCGTAGCCCCATCGGAAAGCGGGGCGGCTGGCTGTCCGGTCTACATGCGACCGAATTGTTGGGGGCTGTCCAGAGGGCCGTGGTCGAGAAGGCCGGCATCGACGCCGATGAGGTCGAGCAGGTCATCGGTGGCTGCGTCACCCAATACGGCGAGCAGTCGAACAACATCACCCGGGTGGCGTGGCTGACCGCCGGCCTGCCCGAGCAGATCGGTGCCACCACCGTCGACTGCCAGTGCGGCAGCGCCCAGCAGGCCAACCACCTGATCGCCGGGCTGATCGCGACCGGCGCGATCGACGTCGGCATCGCCTGCGGTATCGAGGCCATGAGCCGCGTCGGGCTCGGCGCCAACGCCGGCCCGGACCGCTCGCTGATCCGCGCCGCCTCGTGGGACATCGACATGCCCGATCAGTTCACCGCCGCCGAGCGGATTGCCAAACGCCGCGGCATCACTCGCGAGGATCTCGACCACCTCGGGTTCCTGTCCCAGCAACGGGCCAAGCGGGCCTGGGACGAGCACCGCTTCGACCGCGAGATCTCCCCGATCGAGGCGCCGATTCTCGACGAGAACAAGCGACCCACCGACGAGCGCCACATGGTCAGCCGTGACCAGGGCCTGCGCGACACCACCATGGAGGGCCTGGCCGGGCTCAAGCCGGTGATGGAAGGCGCCATGCACACCGCGGGCACCTCGTCGCAGATCTCCGACGGCGCCGCCGCAGTGCTGTGGATGGACGAAGACAAGGCGCGCGCGCTGGGGCTCAAGCCGCGGGCGCGCATCATCAGCCAGGCCCTCGTCGGTTCGGAGACCTACTACCACCTCGACGGCCCGGTGCAGTCCACCGCGCGGGTGCTCGAGAAGGCCGGCATGAAGCTCGGCGACATCGACCTCGTGGAGATCAACGAGGCGTTCGCCTCGGTGGTGCTCAGCTGGGCGCAGGTCCACGAGGCCGACATGGACAAGGTGAACGTCAACGGTGGCGCGATCGCACTGGGTCACCCGGTCGGCAGCACCGGCAGCCGGTTGATCACCACCGCGCTGCACGAACTGGAGCGCACCGATCAGAGCACCGCACTGATCACCATGTGTGCCGGTGGCGCGTTGTCGACCGGAACCATCATCGAGCGGATTTAA
- a CDS encoding nitroreductase family deazaflavin-dependent oxidoreductase has product MPKPRPKGLDTPMTKFIIKWMSKGQTAIYKASKGKIGGSFLEGAPVALLTTIGRKSGEPRVAPLLFLREGNRVVLVASQGGSDKHPLWYLNLKANPKVKVQIKDEVLELTARDATEAERAEYWPKMTAFYTGFEDYKSWTDRVIPIVICDP; this is encoded by the coding sequence TTGCCCAAGCCGCGCCCCAAAGGCCTCGACACACCGATGACCAAGTTCATCATCAAGTGGATGTCCAAGGGGCAGACTGCGATCTACAAGGCCAGTAAGGGCAAGATCGGCGGCAGTTTCCTCGAAGGTGCGCCGGTGGCGCTGCTGACGACGATCGGGCGCAAGAGCGGCGAGCCACGCGTCGCACCGCTGCTCTTCCTCCGCGAGGGCAACCGGGTGGTGCTGGTGGCGTCCCAGGGCGGCAGCGACAAGCATCCGCTGTGGTACCTCAACCTCAAGGCGAACCCGAAGGTGAAGGTTCAGATCAAGGACGAGGTCCTCGAGCTGACCGCGCGCGATGCCACCGAGGCCGAGCGTGCCGAGTACTGGCCCAAGATGACCGCGTTCTACACCGGCTTCGAGGACTACAAGTCCTGGACCGACCGGGTGATCCCGATCGTGATTTGCGATCCGTAA
- a CDS encoding RidA family protein: protein MSDTTPAGATHRRIRPFNTKDTYPEQNLDNDLCQAVVAGGVVYLRGQIGQDLDTRESVGVGDVEAQAEKAMANIAMLLDEAGSGLRDIVKVTVYLVDIRYREAVYRVMGRWLKGVYPVSTGLVVDALARPEWLVEIDATAVLSGDRS from the coding sequence ATGAGCGATACGACGCCGGCCGGCGCGACCCACAGGCGAATCCGGCCGTTCAACACCAAGGACACCTACCCCGAGCAGAACCTCGACAACGATCTCTGCCAAGCGGTGGTGGCAGGGGGGGTTGTCTATCTGCGCGGGCAGATCGGACAAGACCTCGACACCCGGGAGTCGGTGGGTGTCGGCGACGTCGAGGCGCAGGCCGAGAAGGCCATGGCCAACATCGCGATGCTGCTCGACGAGGCGGGCAGCGGTCTGAGGGACATCGTCAAGGTCACGGTCTACCTCGTCGACATCCGCTACCGCGAAGCGGTTTACCGCGTCATGGGGCGCTGGCTGAAAGGCGTCTACCCGGTCTCCACCGGGCTGGTCGTCGACGCGCTGGCCCGCCCCGAATGGCTGGTGGAGATCGACGCCACCGCAGTGCTCAGTGGAGATCGGTCGTGA
- a CDS encoding cytochrome P450, with amino-acid sequence MPTPNIPAGFDFLDPDLHVQRLPVEELAELRRVAPIWWCEQAIGKGGFNDGGYWVVTKHKDVKEVSRRNDVFLSSPNTAIPQFPDEMAREDIDLQKVVMLNMDGEYHDRLRRIISKGFTPRAIGALRDELDRRAQIIAKEAAANGSGDFVEQVACELPLQAIADLLGVPQDDRAKLFRWSNEMTGNGDEEFDVDPKQSSMEVLAYAMHMAEVKGKNPGNDIVTALINADIDGEKLSDDEFGFFVMMLAVAGNETTRNSITHGMIAFANNPEQWELYKKERPETAADEIVRWATPVTAFQRTAAEDVELAGVQIKKDQRVVMFYRSANFDEDVFEDPYTFNILRNPNPHVGFGGTGVHYCVGANLAKMTINLIFNAVADHMPDLTSAGTPERLRSGWLNAIKHWQVDYTGASA; translated from the coding sequence ATGCCAACCCCCAACATCCCGGCCGGTTTCGACTTTCTGGATCCGGACCTGCATGTGCAGCGGCTGCCGGTGGAGGAGCTCGCCGAACTGCGCCGGGTCGCGCCCATCTGGTGGTGCGAACAGGCTATCGGCAAGGGCGGCTTCAACGACGGCGGTTATTGGGTCGTCACCAAGCACAAGGACGTCAAAGAGGTCTCCCGCCGCAATGACGTTTTCCTGAGCTCGCCCAACACCGCCATCCCGCAGTTCCCCGACGAGATGGCGCGGGAGGATATCGACCTGCAGAAGGTCGTCATGCTCAACATGGACGGCGAGTACCACGACCGGTTGCGCCGGATCATCTCCAAAGGGTTCACCCCGCGTGCCATCGGCGCTCTGCGCGACGAACTCGACCGGCGCGCCCAGATCATCGCCAAGGAGGCCGCCGCCAACGGCAGCGGAGACTTCGTCGAGCAGGTGGCCTGCGAGCTGCCGCTGCAGGCGATCGCCGATTTGCTGGGTGTGCCCCAGGACGACCGGGCGAAGCTGTTCCGCTGGTCGAACGAGATGACCGGCAACGGTGACGAGGAGTTCGACGTCGACCCCAAGCAGTCGTCGATGGAGGTGCTGGCCTACGCCATGCACATGGCCGAGGTGAAGGGTAAGAACCCCGGCAACGACATCGTCACCGCCCTGATCAACGCCGACATCGACGGCGAGAAGCTCTCCGACGACGAGTTCGGCTTCTTCGTGATGATGCTGGCCGTGGCCGGCAACGAGACCACCCGCAACTCGATCACCCACGGCATGATCGCGTTCGCGAACAACCCCGAGCAGTGGGAGCTCTACAAGAAGGAGCGCCCGGAGACCGCGGCCGACGAGATCGTCCGCTGGGCCACCCCGGTCACCGCGTTCCAGCGCACTGCCGCCGAGGACGTCGAGCTGGCCGGTGTGCAGATCAAGAAGGACCAGCGGGTCGTAATGTTCTACCGCTCGGCCAACTTCGACGAGGACGTCTTCGAGGACCCGTACACCTTCAACATCCTGCGCAACCCGAACCCGCATGTGGGCTTCGGCGGCACCGGCGTGCACTACTGCGTTGGCGCCAACCTGGCCAAGATGACGATCAACCTGATCTTCAACGCAGTTGCTGACCACATGCCCGATCTCACCTCGGCGGGCACCCCCGAGCGGCTACGTTCGGGGTGGCTCAACGCCATCAAGCACTGGCAGGTCGACTACACCGGAGCATCGGCCTAA
- the fadE29 gene encoding acyl-CoA dehydrogenase FadE29, whose translation MFIELTPEQKQLQAELREYFSNLISPEEAQAMESDRHNEAYRAIIKRMGSDGKLGAGWPKEYGGLGYGPIEQSIFVNEAQRADVPLPAVTLQTVGPTLQQYGTEAQKKKFLPAILAGEVHFAIGYSEPEAGTDLASLRTSAVKQGDEYIVNGQKMWTTGGHDADYVWLACRTDPEAVKHKGISILIVDTKDPGYSWTPVILSDGAHHTNATYYNDVRVPADMLVGEENGGWRLITTQLNNERVMLGPAGRFAALYDKVHAWASKPGSNGDTPLDHADVKRSLGELKAMWRINELLNWQVAASGEEIDIADAAATKVFGTERIQYAGRLAEEIVAAHGNPADAETAELMDWLDSQTKRNLVITFGGGVNEVMREMIAAAGLKVPRVPR comes from the coding sequence ATGTTCATCGAGCTGACCCCCGAGCAGAAGCAGCTGCAAGCTGAACTGCGGGAATACTTTTCGAATCTCATCTCGCCTGAGGAAGCCCAGGCGATGGAGTCCGACCGGCACAACGAGGCCTACCGCGCGATCATCAAGCGGATGGGTTCCGACGGCAAACTGGGAGCCGGTTGGCCCAAAGAGTACGGCGGCCTGGGCTATGGGCCCATCGAGCAGTCGATCTTCGTCAACGAGGCCCAGCGCGCCGACGTGCCGCTGCCTGCGGTGACGCTGCAGACCGTCGGACCGACGTTGCAGCAGTACGGAACCGAAGCGCAGAAGAAGAAATTCCTGCCGGCGATCCTGGCCGGTGAGGTGCACTTCGCCATCGGCTACAGCGAACCGGAGGCCGGTACCGACCTGGCCTCGCTGCGGACCTCGGCGGTCAAGCAGGGTGACGAGTACATCGTCAACGGCCAGAAGATGTGGACCACCGGCGGGCACGATGCCGACTACGTCTGGCTGGCCTGCCGAACCGATCCGGAAGCCGTTAAGCACAAGGGTATTTCGATCCTGATCGTCGACACCAAGGATCCGGGCTACTCCTGGACGCCGGTCATCCTGTCCGACGGCGCCCACCACACCAATGCCACCTACTACAACGACGTGCGGGTGCCCGCCGACATGCTCGTCGGTGAAGAAAACGGCGGATGGCGGCTGATCACCACCCAGCTCAACAACGAGCGGGTCATGCTCGGACCGGCCGGACGGTTCGCGGCGCTTTACGACAAGGTTCATGCGTGGGCCTCCAAGCCGGGCAGCAACGGGGACACCCCACTCGATCACGCCGACGTCAAGCGCTCGCTGGGTGAGCTCAAGGCCATGTGGCGCATCAACGAGCTGCTCAACTGGCAGGTCGCGGCGTCGGGCGAGGAGATCGACATCGCGGATGCGGCCGCCACCAAGGTCTTCGGCACCGAGCGCATCCAGTATGCGGGCCGCCTCGCCGAGGAAATTGTTGCTGCACACGGTAATCCGGCCGATGCGGAGACCGCCGAGCTGATGGACTGGTTGGACAGCCAGACGAAGCGCAACTTGGTGATCACATTCGGCGGCGGAGTGAACGAGGTCATGCGAGAGATGATCGCGGCTGCCGGTCTGAAAGTGCCGAGGGTTCCGCGGTGA